DNA from Lemur catta isolate mLemCat1 chromosome 7, mLemCat1.pri, whole genome shotgun sequence:
GAGCAAGGCAGGCAGCTACACGGAGCCCTCACTCAGTGTCTGAAACAGCAAGGCCACCTAGCCAGCCAGAACCAGGAGACTGTTTACTTTCAGTTTTCAGCTCCTGAGTCAGTGTTTATGTCACTTAAGGGAGTGTCTCTGGGAAAGAACAAAACTTTAGCCCTAATCCCAGGCCAGAGGCTcactgggaggagaagggaagggcaaTGGAGTGGGGagagctggcctggcctggccttggGGAGGTGCTGTACCCCAGGTCTACTCAGGACCTTTGAGGCCTAACCCCTGCCTGGAGTGGGGTCTGAGGAAAGGAAGGTTCATTTTGCTCTGGAGTCTGCAGCCGGTGTCGGCTCTAGCTCCAGCAGAGCCTCTCTGTTTTTCAAGATGTTGGACCTCGCCAGAGCCTTGATCATATCTGAATTGTATTTGAACTTCACAATAGACCTGGTTAAGCAGTGAAGCTAAGACCCAGAGAGGTACAGAGAAAGAAAGTGTCTGGGTCTTGAGTGAGTGGGACAGTTGGGCTGGGCCACAAACCAGTGTCCCTTTCACTCCACCCCACTGCCTCTCCTCTGAGAAAGTCCCTGGGATACCTTGAAGCAGGGGTAAGTAGTGGCACCTGCACTAGCACTCCCTGGAAGCATGGCCTGTTCAGGGGGGTCCATCTAGGGCCTAGAGTAGAGAGAACCTAGAACGCAGTGGCTGAGATCTGAAACCAAAGAAGAGGGTGAGGCCCTCCTGAGAGAGCTTTTAGAAAAGAGGCTACATCACAGGGACCTGGCTAAAGAAGGAGCCAAGTGCTGGGATAAGTCCATGCTTTATAGAGCACCTCCTCTTGCATTATCTGCTCTTCCTAAGCCCTGTTTCCAGGTGCAGAAACCAAGGCCCTGAAAGAAAGTGGCTTACTCAAAGCCACTTGGCCAAGAAGGGGTAGAGCTAGGACTAGAACCAACTCCCTATGCAGGGTTAGCTACTTGCCCCAGGAAGCCCCACATTTTCCTTCCACCACCACTTCTTACTCCTTCCTGTGCTCTATTTTCTTCCCAGCAAAGTCCCATCTTTGGCATTAAAGGCTCGTTTAAGACATATCTATTACTAGAGAGGCCTGTCATGTTCATGGCCTGAGTGTCCAGTTACCAGAAAACAGCAAGTCCCCATACATGGACAGGGGAAGATTTAATGGGGCAGCCTGAGAGAGCTCTGCCCTGATGCCACTCTTGACACCCAGACTACAGGAAAGCCAGTTCTGTCCTTCAGACCAGGACACTGGTCAAAAACCCCCATCCCTGTTCACTGGTAAGGCCCTTACAGATCAGCTCCCTGAGTGAGGTCTAAGAGGAATAAGGTCAAATTCCCCCTAGACATCCTGGAACTTCACTCAGCAAGTGTCAGCTCCTCTTTCTAGGTCTGTCTTCTGCTGCTCTCCATACCTGCAGTTCAGCCCGGCCCATTCCTACTACTTTCCCAGCAAAGAAATTCATTCTTCACACCTTTGCTCAAGCTGAGTCTCTACCTGGCATGCCCTCTCTCATCTTAAGTTCACACTCCACCCTCATGTTTTTCAAGTCCCTCATCTTCAAAGTACCCTTCCAGGGACTTCACCCCATGTATGACACCCACTGTCTAGACTCCACGGTACCGACAGCCCCTCTACCTCTGACGATCCTGCTTCCATGTGGGCTCTTCCTGTCTCCCCAGGAGGGTTGATAGCTCCTGCAAAGCACATGCTATGCTGACAGCCTTCTTGTGCCCTCTGGCTTCTAGCCAGGCACATGGGAGTATTGAGAGGAACACTTTGTACATGGAGGTTATCACTGCTGTGGGAAGTTTCACCTCTGGCCAGCCCCTCCAGGGTTGCGTGTTTTAGGGTAGCAATCCTGACAAAGAATCTTTACTGGTagtcaaaatgttttttaaacccTTTTGAGGTCAACAAAAGCCAAATGTTGCTGAGTGTGTGTTCTCTGTCCGTCCTCACCCCAACCCTGCCCTGCACACAGAGCCAAGCCCTGTCTGTCCtggtccctgggcctgggccatGCAGATAAGGCCCCCTAGGTCACTGGGTCTGGGTGTAGGTGCTGGAAGGTTGGCAGAACCAGCCACATTTTATCCAGCTCCAGGGCAGATATGGGCCCTGCCAGCAGGTATAGGCCTgtgctcatgctgttccctctgatggatgtcctcaccccaccccccagctctgTTGAAACCCTGTCCATCTCAGATACCACCTCTGTGTGAAGCCTCCAGTACTTTCTTAGCTGTTACTAACTGCCCCTTTCTCCAGTACTCCCAAGCTCTAAGCCTCATCTCTATGATTGTTGAGTAGGTCGGTGTCTGTCTCCTCTCTGGTTGAGCAGCCCAGTTGCTTCtctgccttttggctaagatcaagtgtagctGAGCAGCCCTGTGACAACAGAAAGCATCTGCCTATCATCTGTAAGAGCTGATCAGGTCGAATAGATCTTAGGCTCCTGAAAGTTTTGATGAATCACCAAGGGAGGTCTTTTTATGGTCATTTCATGGACTGAGGCAGTTGGCCCTTCCAGCCGTGGAGAGCAAGACCCATCTAAGTCTCTCTAAAACTGAGAATGCTTGTCTTCTGGGAGATGGGGAAACAAAGGCCTGGGTTTAGGATTTGAGATAGAGGACCATACTCACAGGCCTGTTTTCCAATCTGGCTTATAAAACATCTCTGTAATCCCCTTTCACTGTAGCAGAGAAAGAAATCGAAAGCAAGAGATAGCTGATGACCCAGAAAATTCATCTGCAGTACAGATGGGACTGGAATGGGACTTGTATCACCTCTAAATCCCAAATCGCTCAAGAAACAGTCATCTTGGATTTTGGGAGTAGAGAAGGCCATACACAAGCTGAAAATGCTGCAAAGACTCTCAGAGGGTTTGCCCTAACTAaaggcctggcacatggtaggccaACAACCGCTTGTTCtgagatgaatgaatgagaagttTGTTGCAAGAGTCTCCTGCCCACCCAATTTTAGTCTCTGGTCACCATGGCCTGGTCCCACTCACACTGGTCTAGCAGTTACCAAGCTCCTGTCTTGGACGTGGCCCAGCCGAGGTCACAAGCATCTGACCCAGCCCATGCCCTACACAGGAACACTCTTCCTGGAGGGGGAGAGCAACAGGCAGAGGCTGGCCCACTGGCCTCTCCTAGCCTGAGGCTTTATGGGGTGCAAGTGCTTCCCATATTTTGGAAGAAAGAACTGCAAACACCAGCAAGAAGTaggtttccttcttcccttttaaCCTAGGCCTCCTAGAAGACAGGGAGATGTTATCTTCCAGTCTCTGTTACGCAGCCCAGGAAAGCCTGCCTGTGGGCTGACAGTGCTGAGAGCTTATATACACTGCCTTGGCATTTAGAATTCTAGATTGGCAGGGACCCTCAAGATTGCCCATCCACTCTGCTGTTTCACGGGTGGGAAACTGACACCCAAACAGCAGAGCAAGAATACACGATCCTCACTCCCCTCCTCTCATTCTGACTGCATTCTAATTCTTTGGGTAGatctctctgtctcccagagcTTAACTCTGAGCTCTGAAGGTCAGGAATAGAGTTCTGTTAACTTCTGTGTCCCTCTCACAGTAGACATTAAAAAGGTTAAAGAAGATGTTACTGATCCCAGAAGCAACTctagctgggcctcagtttctcattagCAGAattggagagggaagggagataGTCCCAATCTCTAGGGTCCTCACCAAGGTGATTCTTAGTGCCCAGGGAGTAGTAGTACAGTGTGATCTTAGCGCTCCATCAGCTTGTGACGATCTCAGCTCCTAAGATTTGGGGACAGTGAAGAAATACTTATCCATAGGGTAGGCTGCATGCTATGAAGTCAGCCAGGTTTGCCTGTGGTAGCTAATCCCGTCTCCTTTCAGAACTACTTCTTCCCCTACCAGTCCTCCTTCCCTTGCCCAGGGCCTTGCTCTCAGCCAGCTGCCTGGGGTGGCTTTCCTGTACAGCTTTAAACTCCTTCAGTGCAGGAACCTTGACAGAGtaagagggggaaaaatgtttaatgagcaGATGAGTGAGTAGCGGGGTCCAGAGGACCATGATGCCGTAACCCAAAGGCAAGCACCTTAAAGGTGGAATTAATGGTGCCCTGTCAGCCCAAGACAGGGAGATGTTTGGTAGCAGGGCAGTGGGTATGTGCTTCATGTCACCTGGCAGTTCCAGAAACTCCAAAGGGCCAAACAGAGAGTACATTATTCACCGACATCTTCTCGCTAGGAATTAGATGTATTCCTAAGGTCACACATGGGATAGTAACAGCTCAGAGAAAGGATGAGGCTTCAAACCTGTCCTGGAGGTGACAGCCCCCTCCTTCTCCAGAGGCACAGAAAAATTCAGATCTGGGGTTCACATCTCAGCTCTGCTACTTGGAGCTGTGAGCTTGGTTTATTCCATACCAATTGTAGTTTCCTCATCCATCCATGCCCACCTTATGTGGTTGAGGTAAGGGTTAAACAAGATAAGGTATGTGACATGTAAACCAGTCAGCTCTACCTAAATATTAACCAAAGGACCAAAAGATGAGAGGAACCAAAGTCATCCATTGGTGGTGCCATATCCTCAGTGCTAACCTGACTGACTTCTTCCTCTCCAGGACAAGAGTGAAACCACCAGGGGAGCCCTCTCCCGAAGGCCTTGTCGCCCCAGACCTAAttcactccctcccaccctgcctgaGGAAGAAACTCGTAGGATTGCACGGATATTTTCTTCCCGGTACTCCCAGAAAGACTGATGCAGCCTGAGGGACTGAGGGAAAGAACAACCTGCCCACCCTCCCTCAGCCTTGCCCAGCCTGCAGGAGGTGCCAGGTCTGGCCCCCTGAAACCACCACCAGCTAGTCCATGGGCGCCTTGAGAAACCCAGACAGCCCAGACTAAAGGAGTGTCCCAAACCAGCCCAGTGTCCACTTGCCAGGACTTCAGCTTCTTTCTTCTATGGTGACACAAAGGCTAAAAACAAAATGGATTCCAGTGCCGAAGTGGCCCACCCATCTTTTAACCAAGGGACCAAAGTAGACAACTTGCAGTGGAGAAACTCCTCCCAGTGTCCTTGACACAGCTGACTGCTGACATGAGCCCACCCTCTGCCAGAATATGATGGGCCATTTTTGCCTTACaggttggggagggggagggtgtaGATTGTGTTCATAGCCGAGGAAATCCTAGGGCCATCTCCAGTTCATTTGTGTGGGAATAAGggtattttatagatataaattatttttatgctgtaTCAAATTAataggagagaggggagaagtcATCTCCTTCAAACTTTTAATCTGATTGTCTGAAATTCTAACCATGCTTTTAACTTATTATTTTTACCCAGCTCCCAAGGTCGTTCCTGCCTATGTGTGAATAAAATCATATTGGTGTTTGTATTCCTTGCACAAGTGTTTGCTGGGTTGGCCCTTAGAGTGGGGATGCTAGGAATTCGTTAGCACTCTAACTGCCAGAGAGCAAGTTTGACAACCATACAATCCCTTAGAGAAGCTTGTCTGGAACAGGAAACCAGGGTCACCATGAGCTTCTGAGCTCCTCCAAAGATCAGGTTGGTCCAGGTTACAGTGACACCCAGTATTTCCTTTGGTGGTGCTTGAAATCTATCAGCAAAGTGGGGGAGTCTCCTGGAACAGTCCCCTCAGAATCCACCTTGTCTCTGGGATGGGAAACTCCAGCCTAGACTGTCAGACCACAAACAACAGAGCAGCTACCCTAGGCAAGGCCCTGCGAAGAGGATGAGAAAGGGGCACAGATGCATAGAGTACACAGTGTGGCTGGGCGACAGGGTTGGAAAGGAACTAAGGTGGAAAGTCCTGCTGTTCACCACAAGTGCTTGTCATTTCAGTCCTCAAAACAGCTTCGTAACTAGATATTATGATGCCCCTTTTATAGTTAAACTGAAGCTCAACAAAGTTTAgtgttttgcttctgtttatgtggttaGGAAGTGGATCACCACACAAGACATCCCCAGAGATGTCGCAAGGCTGCTGCACTTGGTGATCAAAACAAGGTAAGTGCTGAATGTGGGGAAAGACCGCGTAGGTGGAGCAGTCAGGGGAGGCTTCCTAGAAGAGACGGGGTGAGCCCAGAGAAAGGCCAAGCCATGGAAAGCTGCAGAGAGAGAGTCAGGAGGGCGCACTGAGCCACAATCAACTGGAGATAAAGAAGAGACTAGTCTGGCTCTGTCTGAGCTCCTGCAGCCTCATCCGTAAAACATAACCCCAGCTTCACAGGGTTGtgatgaagatcaaatgagatgacATTTGTGAAAGTGCTTCGCCTACACTTGGCACTTAGTGGAAGCTTAGGAAATGTCAGCCCCACCTACTCTTCTGAAGCTCCAGGAGTAACCCAGCAGAGGCAAGCGCACCAATGACTGAGACAGGCAGAGCACACTGGGCCTTGGAGGGTGCAGAGTGATGCAGGAACCCTGAGGAGGGAGCAAGTACCCTCCTTATTGGTGATGTGCCCTCTGGCCAGCCTTTCCGCCTTGTGTTTATCTCAGCTCCTAAGCTTCAGCCTGCCAGCCCACCCCGTCTCCAGCACCACAGAGGCCGTCCTCCCTCCTGGGTCTCCCTCTCAGGTCGCCAGTGCACAGCTTTCAGGGCCCAGGGATCCACCTCCCTTGGGGCACAGGGAACCTACAGAGGGACAGTCAGGGGCCCAGGCCTGAGAGGTAAAGCCTCaggtgaataatattcctttcAAATCCTGCTCCAGCTCCTGTAAATAACCTGATAGGGTCAAGTTAGGATACGGCCACAGGAGGACGTGGGCTGCTCCTACCCAGGCTGAGAGCAGCCTCCGATGACACAAAGGGACCCTGAGGATCTGACACCACCACCTCCTCTTCCAAAGACTATGTTACGTACAGTCTTGTTCCTGGAAGTTGGATGTATTTCCCAGTGCCAGCTCTGAGGTGGAATGGCTTGCTGAGTCATGCAGCATGAATATGAGGAAGATGTTTGTTCCCACCACCAGAACTAGCCAGTGTCTCCCCCACTTGCCTTTGAGTACTGCCCCCACGGAGACTGGAATGTAGGTGTTTCTGATCGCCAGAGGCTGGTCGCATCCCAGCCCATAGCAGCCAACCTTGGATCGTCTGGTATGGGCTGGATGTGGGACAGGGAGCCAAAGCAGTcagacctggccctgccctcaagaagcacCCAGGCCTCAGCACCCCTCCCTCTGGGTTTTTCCAGGGCTTGCTGCCCCTTTGTTTAGGTTCCTACTGTTTATCCCTCCCCCATAGACTCCCCGCAATTCACCCCTCCACCTCCAGGCTTGTATTCCCTGTGGAACTCAAAACCTACTTCCTGAACCCTCCTCATCTCAGCAGGCCCAGCAGCCACTCCCTTCTAACATAATGCAACTGCCTGCTCTGCTGACCTTAAGGGCTGGGCCTGGTCCAAGGAAGGGGACAGGTACAGCCTAAGCTTTGTACTTGAGTATAGTTCTGACCTCTGCCCTGTGACCACGGCTCTGTGGCCAAGTCCAGAAATGTCCTCTGCCTAGTCCTCCTCTGCCCTACCCAGTTGACTTCCTTTGTGTATCTCCcttctgcccctcctctcctgccccccacTTTTCTGTTTCATCTAGGTCCCAAGTTCAGCCATGCACAGCACTTACTGTCAGTGCTTATGGGTGAAGCCTACAGTGGCTGCTGCAGGAgacccctccaccctgccccagctccctTTGGCTCCAGCAGTGTTGATGCTGAAGCCTCCAAGTATCATGTCATAGAGAAGAGTGTTCACAGCAGTTAGGCCCAAAATGCGTTATAGTTTAGAGGCTGGAGGTCAGGCCCTGCTGCATGCTAGCTATATGACCCGGGTAAGGCACtgccctctcagagcctcagttttcccctctgttaaactaaaattttaggatccccagcaataaaaaggaatgaagtactgacacacaCTGcagcatggatgaaccctgaaagcACTGTTAATGccaagagaaagaagccagttacaaaagagcacatagtgtatgattctatttatatgaaatgtccagaatagacaaatctgtagaggcagaaagtagattagtggttgcctgaggctggggggaggggaaggggaagtgaCTACTAATGTGTATGGAGTTTTTCTGGggggttgatgaaaatgttaaatagattgtagtgatggttgcacaactctcaatatactaaaaaccatttaaaTTGGTACATTTGAAATAGATGAATTGTATGGTTTTGcttgaattatatctcagtatatctgtaatttaaaaaaatttagaatccTAATAACACCCACTTCATAgggttgtgaaaaataaaaacaatgtatgtaaaacatttagcacatagtaggcaccaAGAAATGACAGTtatcatcattgttattattaagaGGAGGCCTGAGAGAGTTGTGCCCAGCCTATCATGTATGGATTGTCAAAAGTGACAGGTCCACCCCCCACCACATACCCTTGTCACCACCCAAGGAAGCTTTCACAGCTTGAAGGAGCCATATTAAAGTGCCCACAGTCAAGAGAACTGAACCAAATCTGGAACTCACTGACCTCTCCCATCACCTCTCTGCTCCTCACCAGCCAGCCTCTCGTCAAGTGATCGGGCTGTCAACTAGCTTCTCTAGGATAAGGTTTCAGGTCAGTGGGAATGTATAAGACCAGTGCCAAGCTGAGGCGACAGAAACAACTGTGAATGGCAAGAAGGGGCCCTCAGAtccctgctgccacctcctgGGATGGAGCCCTAAGAAGCCCCtttgctgcccctgccctggctggacTCACAGGTAAgacccctttctcctccccacccctccgcTCTCCCTCTCCCTTGTTCTCCCTTACTGGAGGCTTACAGAGCAGCCAGGAGCTGTCAGCGATCATTAGCCATAGCATGACAGACCTGAGAGACTCAGTCCAGCCCCTCACCTTGTCAAGATGAGGGAACTGCAGCCCTGGTAAGAGCACTGTGGCAGGACTGGGACTTGAACCCAACACCTGTGTCACTCTCTCCTTGCCCCACTAGCTGATTCAGGTGGGATTTTGCAAATCCCCATAGATAGGAAGTGCTTTCTTCTTTGCCTGGCCCAGAGCTCCAGAGCATAAAGCCCTCTCCACGTGAGGATCTTGGGGCTGTTTTCCTGAGTCAGGATGGTGCGGGCACctgtggcctggggcctggcccaggTCATGTGCCAGGAGGTTTACAGAGCCCATGGTCACTCTATGCCCGGATGGCTTCTCTGGTGGGATGTTTTGCCAGGGAGGGTGGAGTTGGAGTTGAGGAGGCAATAGGATGTCTCGGAGTGGGGTCCTCTGAGCCCTACTTCAGAGTTACCATGGGGAATTTGTCTCTAACACAGACTCAATCTCCGAGGCTGAGGGTGGAGAATCCACTCAGTAAACAAGCAGCTTAAGGGATTCTGAGCTTCTCCTGACATCAGACTCTCTGGGCAGTGGAACAGGCACAGACCTAGGTGCCAACCTCAGCTCCATCACTTCAGCTGTATGACTAGCTAAAGCCCTCAAAGCCTCAGGTCCCTGGTTTATGAAGTGGAAATAATGATAGCAACTACCTTATAGCTTTATGAAGAGATTGAATTAGTCAATGTCTGTAACCTCAGCAGGGTGCCTGGTGCAGGAAGCACTCAGCAAACATTGATGAGCTGTGCAGGCTAGAACATCCCATCCCTCAGGTACCCCAACAGAGCTACAGGGAAAAGGACTCTCTTGACTTCTTCTTTACCAGCCAGTGTTGAAGGTCTGCTGGCTGCTAGGGTTCTGGGGGAGGCTGGAGTGAAGGGGAAGGAGGCTTAAAGCCACTGGCCTCAGGGCAGCCCCTacctgtgcccagcactgtggccTCACTCTCCCAATTTGACTGAAAGTTCTAGAGCCCTCCCCGCAAGGTGTGTATGGCTTTTGACCTGAGTCCATGCCCATCAGTTCCATTTCCCTGGGTGGCTCAGGACTGCCCCTGGAATGGGCTCCAACTTGGTCCCTGGCCACTGCTCTTGACCAAGTTCAGGCTTCGGTACCTCCTGCTGGCACCATTCCAGCAACTTCCTCACTGTTCTCGGAGCCTCCCACCTCTCCCTTCCAGTCCAGCCTTGACACCTGCACCCGCACGCTCTGAACACAAGTCTGTTACTGGAAAACCACCAACCACTCTCCCTTCTCCACTAGATTAAGTGTAaccctggcattcaaggccctctaCCAAATGCCCCTGTGGTCCATCTCTGATCTCATTTCCTATTTCTCCACTTCAGTAAATGGGGTTCTTTGGTCAACTGGTCCTCCCTGACCACCCTCCCAAGTGTCCTCCCTGCACCAGGCTTTGGAGAGAAGCAGGATAAGTAGATCCTATCTCTGTCTTTGGGGCTCCCCATCTAGGGGGAAATCCTTTACAGTTAATGAGCTCATTCTACAAGAATGCATGGGGTCAAAGGCAGCCAGGACAAAGTAGGTTCAGAAGGGAAGCCGTGTGACAGTTCAGCCCTCCAGCCTGGGAAGAAGAGGCTTTCTCCAGCAGGAGAGTCCAGCAGGAGTCAAAGCCAGTGAAACCAGCTGCCTGCAGGGCCTGATAAGGCACAAACACTCCACACCAAGTGCCCTGGGCAGAGAATGCATTAGAATCACACAGCCCTGGAGGGAGTCCTACCTCTGCTGCTATGTGGCCCCAAACAGGTGATTTcacctgtctgggcctcagtttgtaACTGAAAGTGGAAAAAATGCCTAACTTGTAGGGTTTTTTCTTTAGAGCCTGGGTGGCCCCCAAAGGTTTTGAAAATGGGACACTCCTACAACCAATGAGACACTAGAGCTAGGGCCTCCCCAACTCTGAGATTCTGATGTTCAGATTCATGATGCTGAGATCCCAAGCACTCAGCTCACatcagaggaggggaagggcagcaaaatgccagggcctgggagaaaGGCTACCAGGATACAGACCTAGGAGAGGCAGCTGCTCCCACACACCCACATGCTGCATTCCAGCTCCCAGGCAGAGGAGCCAGAGCCTCCCTGCTGGGGACAAGCCCAGCACCTGGCTGCTACTGGTCTTCTGTGGGGTAAAGGAGAGtgaggaaggaggcaggtggACGGTGGGTCTTCTAGCACACCTGCAATGGTCTCTCTTCAGCCAAGAGAggtacacctatagtcccagctactcaggagaatAAGGGGgtagaatcatttgagcccaggagttcaaggttgcagtgagctaagatgatgtcaccgcactccagcctgggtgacagagtgagaccctgtctctaaaaagcaaaaataaaaatatataaaaataacttttgaaaaaaagaCTATATGCAGGCTGCCTTGCAAAAATAAGTTTTTCCGAGGTGAGTAACAGTTATGTTGAATCACAAccaatgtttatttaatttatttgggagAGAAGGATCTATGAGACTTGGCAGGCTTTGTACACCTCGGGGAGCAGGATTAGGAGAGAAGGCCTCTCACAGGAAGCAGCTTGACACTGGCAAGAACAGAGTGTATGTGGAGTTAGAACCACGTCTTGTCTCTgcctgggcctcggtttcctcatctgtggggTGGAGATGCcaccaccagccctgcctgccccatgGTAtggaagggaggggcaggagcagggtAAGGATTGCAAGATATGAGGGATGAGAAAGCGACTTGTTTTCGTAGACCGAATTCATGCAGCTTGAGTATGGCAGTGCCCAGGCTTCTCACTTTCTAGAGCCCTGCCTGGGTGGTGAGGGACCCCTGGGGACTGGGCCAGACATCTGCTCCATCCGCCTCCTCTGGCCTTTCTCCTGCAGCCTTTCCGCTGCACTGAAGCCCACGGCTGCCTCTCTCCTTGGACCTCCTCGGCCCCAAAGGCACCAGGCAGAGCTTTTTGGGACCATGGTTGGACTAAAGCCTTCAGACGTGCCTCCCACAACGGCTGTGAAGTTCCTGGGGGCAGGCACAGCGGCCTGTTTTGCTGACCTCTTCACCTTTCCACTGGACACAGCCAAGGTCCGCCTGCAGGTAGGTTGTGATTATTCTCAGGTTCAGCCCGGGCGGGGTCCCTGTGCACACAGTCccttcctgcctgcccacccAGCTCCTCACCCACTGCGGTTGTCCTTCAGATCCAGGGGGAGAACCAGGCAGCCCAGGCAGCCCAGGGTGTGCGGTACCGTGGCGTGGTGGGCACCATCCTGACCATGGTGCGCACCGAGGGCCTCCTCAGCCCCTACAATGGGCTGGTCGCCGGCCTGCATCGCCAGATGAGCTTTGCCTCCATCCGCATTGGCCTATACGACTCAGTCAAGCAGATCTACACCCCCAAAGGAGCAGACCGTGAGTGTCCGGGTCCCCAGGGACACCAAGGGGGTGGGTGAAAGCAGAATCTTGGCATGTGGGTCAGGAGACCAGGGCAGTCCAGACTCAGAGCAGAATAGGGGTTGTCGGGAAGCTGGTAACAGGCGCTCATAAGGAGACTCTGAGTGACATCAAGGAAgctccaaaccctaacccagtAACAGAGTGCAGACACAGGGCCAGGGCAGCCCCGCGAAGAGGAGCATCATCCCAGAGAGCTCTTCAGTGCGGAACACTGGCCCACTCTCTGCTTCTTCCAGATTCCGGCATCGTTACCCGGATTTTGGCGGGCTGCACCACAGGGGCCATGGCAGTAACCTGTGCCCAACCCACAGATGTGGTGAAGATCCGATTTCAGGCCAGCGTCGCTCTCGGGCCCGGGAGTGACAGGAAATACAGCGGGACTATGGATGCCTACAGAACCATCGCCAGGGAAGAAGGGCTCAGGGGCCTGTGGAAAGGTGGGTTTGGACTCCAGGTTCAGGGGGCCTTCAGCAGAGCCTTCCCTGCGCTAGGGCTGGGCAGGGAACCGAGCAAGGTGTGAACTCCCAGCATGGTGTGTTCCAGTGATTCTGAAAGAGCATCCCAACCAAAAATACCTCACTGACCTGCCACAGCACCTCAAATTCAGTTCATTTTACCAGCCCTTCACCATGAGCAGGCTGCTGCGAGAGAGACAGAAATGAATACAAGATACCTTCCACCCCAGCAGGGCACTTGCAGACATGCAGAGGAGATAAGTCAGGGAGCAGCTATACCACAGGCAGGATGTGCTAGGTGTCACGCCAGAGGTGTAGATCCAGAGGTGGGAAAAAGCATCCCAGCTGTGCAGAGAAGGTGAGGCCTAAGCTGGGCTTCAAAGGCTCCACGTGTGTGGAGATGGAAAGGAAGGGCTTTCAAGCAGGGCACAGAGAAAACAAGCTTTGGAAAAGCATAACCGTGAGGAGTGAGGCACAGGGAGATGTACTGCTGAGGGGGCTTCTTGAGTT
Protein-coding regions in this window:
- the UCP3 gene encoding mitochondrial uncoupling protein 3 — its product is MVGLKPSDVPPTTAVKFLGAGTAACFADLFTFPLDTAKVRLQIQGENQAAQAAQGVRYRGVVGTILTMVRTEGLLSPYNGLVAGLHRQMSFASIRIGLYDSVKQIYTPKGADHSGIVTRILAGCTTGAMAVTCAQPTDVVKIRFQASVALGPGSDRKYSGTMDAYRTIAREEGLRGLWKGTFPNITRNAIVNCAEMVTYDIIKEKLLDYRLLTDNFPCHFVSAFGAGFCATVVASPVDVVKTRYMNSPPGQYRSPLDCMLKMVVHEGPTAFYKGFTPSFLRLGSWNVMMFVTYEQMQRALMKVQMLRESPF